The Clostridium chauvoei genome has a window encoding:
- a CDS encoding DUF1848 family protein: protein MTLEHIKDISKKFSDIASKYSMEIETCSEGYDLLEFGIKKGKCIDD from the coding sequence ATGACATTAGAACATATTAAAGATATTTCTAAAAAATTTTCAGACATAGCTAGTAAATATAGTATGGAAATAGAAACATGTTCTGAGGGATATGATTTATTAGAATTTGGGATTAAAAAAGGAAAGTGTATTGATGATTAA
- a CDS encoding IS3 family transposase, giving the protein MSKIIFSKNEIDKLSKNKYVLKVSDKAITYTNEFKIHFIAEYSKGKTSKVIFEEAGFDVDVLGVRRIDCAGTRWRKAYKENGVLGLDDTRRNNSGRPRQRKITKDEIIAKQNAEIEYLMAEVALLKKLELHERQVKKGKLVAAQAFMLIKSIVNKLHLNNVIKQLCNVAGVSRSGYYNYLKSKNNRKRREKQDKVIKNNVLKAFNYRGYKKGSRSIKMTLKEKFGINYSRKRIQRIMRKFNIVCPIRKPNPYKRIAKATKEHIVVPNLLNRNFKQGIPGKVLLTDITYLPYSNSNIAYLSTIKDASTNEILAYNLSNRITLDIATNTIHKLMSNPNIKLAKEAFIHSDQGSHYTSPIFQKLLKSKKLGQSMSRRGNCWDNAPQESFFGHMKDEINYKSCSSLEELQLMIDDYIDYYNNERCQ; this is encoded by the coding sequence GTGAGTAAAATAATATTCTCAAAAAATGAAATAGATAAATTATCAAAAAATAAATATGTTCTTAAGGTAAGTGATAAAGCAATAACATATACTAATGAATTTAAGATACATTTTATAGCTGAATACAGTAAAGGTAAAACTTCAAAGGTTATTTTTGAGGAAGCTGGATTTGATGTTGATGTTCTTGGAGTACGACGTATAGACTGCGCAGGCACTAGATGGAGGAAGGCATATAAAGAGAATGGTGTGCTAGGCTTAGATGACACTAGAAGAAATAATAGTGGTCGTCCGCGTCAGCGTAAAATCACCAAAGATGAAATAATAGCGAAACAAAATGCTGAAATTGAGTATTTAATGGCCGAGGTAGCATTACTAAAAAAATTAGAGCTGCACGAAAGGCAGGTGAAAAAAGGTAAATTAGTAGCAGCACAAGCATTTATGCTAATAAAATCTATAGTTAATAAACTACATTTAAATAATGTAATTAAACAGCTATGTAATGTAGCTGGAGTTTCACGTTCCGGTTATTATAATTATTTGAAATCTAAAAATAATCGTAAAAGGCGTGAAAAACAAGATAAAGTAATTAAAAATAATGTTCTGAAAGCTTTCAATTACAGAGGTTACAAAAAGGGATCAAGGTCTATTAAAATGACACTTAAAGAAAAGTTCGGTATCAACTATAGTAGGAAGCGTATACAAAGAATAATGAGAAAATTTAATATAGTTTGTCCAATTAGAAAACCTAATCCATATAAACGTATAGCAAAAGCTACAAAGGAGCATATTGTAGTTCCAAACTTACTTAATAGAAATTTCAAACAAGGTATACCAGGTAAAGTATTACTTACTGATATTACATATTTGCCATATTCAAATTCTAATATCGCCTATTTGTCAACCATAAAAGATGCATCAACAAATGAAATATTAGCTTATAATTTATCAAATAGAATAACTTTAGATATTGCTACAAATACAATACATAAGTTAATGTCAAATCCTAATATAAAACTCGCTAAAGAAGCTTTTATTCATTCAGATCAAGGTAGCCATTATACAAGTCCAATATTCCAAAAACTTTTGAAATCTAAAAAACTTGGACAATCTATGTCCAGACGCGGAAATTGCTGGGATAATGCACCACAGGAATCATTTTTTGGACATATGAAAGATGAAATTAACTATAAATCTTGCTCGAGTTTAGAAGAATTACAATTAATGATAGATGATTATATTGATTATTATAACAATGAGCGTTGTCAGTAG
- the spo0A gene encoding sporulation transcription factor Spo0A has protein sequence MNGTKISVLIADDNKEFCSILNDYLLNQRDIVVTGVAKDGREALALIEEKKPDLVVLDIIMPHLDGLGVLEKLNTMNLEKMPRIIVLSAVGQDKITQRAITLGADYYVVKPFDMDVFTKRIREMFNGAPTESIRKTTTVVETEVATQAKGPIDLETEITNIIHEIGVPAHIKGYMYLREAITMVVNDMELLSAVTKELYPSIAKKYNTTASRVERAIRHAIEVAWGRGQVDAINKLFGYTIHNEKGKPTNSEFIAIIADKLRLKNKVS, from the coding sequence ATGAATGGAACAAAAATATCAGTTTTAATTGCTGATGATAACAAAGAATTCTGTAGTATCTTAAATGATTATCTATTAAATCAAAGAGATATTGTAGTAACAGGCGTAGCTAAAGATGGAAGGGAAGCTTTAGCATTAATAGAGGAAAAGAAACCAGATTTAGTGGTTTTAGATATAATAATGCCTCACTTAGATGGACTTGGAGTATTAGAAAAGCTAAATACTATGAATTTAGAAAAAATGCCAAGAATAATAGTATTATCAGCAGTAGGTCAAGATAAGATCACTCAAAGAGCTATTACTTTAGGAGCAGATTATTACGTAGTAAAACCATTTGATATGGATGTATTTACTAAAAGAATTAGAGAAATGTTCAACGGTGCTCCTACAGAATCCATTAGAAAAACAACTACAGTTGTAGAAACAGAAGTAGCTACTCAAGCTAAAGGACCTATTGATTTAGAAACAGAAATAACTAATATAATTCACGAAATTGGTGTTCCAGCACATATTAAAGGGTATATGTATTTAAGAGAAGCTATTACTATGGTTGTAAATGACATGGAATTATTATCAGCTGTTACTAAGGAGTTATATCCTTCAATAGCTAAAAAATATAATACAACAGCTTCAAGAGTAGAAAGAGCAATAAGACATGCTATAGAAGTTGCTTGGGGCAGAGGTCAAGTTGATGCAATAAATAAACTATTTGGATATACAATCCATAATGAAAAGGGTAAGCCTACAAATTCAGAGTTTATTGCAATTATAGCTGATAAATTAAGATTAAAAAATAAAGTATCTTAA
- a CDS encoding helix-turn-helix domain-containing protein — protein sequence MQFLKLSYELITDKNITSNEFRIYTYLMSLYNEKQGCSFPSIEVIAERTTVSIATVKRSVKKLVELGYMVVEKQKAKIGNYNKYTNFKHLVSDKKLVTKESKGEGKKESPIDSNGEAPIEGQIHISEVIDDVEKVEIKTPAERKEYDQLNSDSVRIARKYTNVDGNGYSILILSCLDSQIVREAGYRFKNQLELGKLKLNCVSNFLRVVVDKYFEKGIDFPTKAFNMLKKYNYVTCQPSDAKLAMN from the coding sequence ATGCAATTCTTAAAATTATCTTATGAATTAATCACTGATAAAAATATCACATCTAATGAATTTCGTATCTATACATACTTAATGAGCCTATACAATGAGAAGCAAGGTTGTTCATTCCCTTCTATAGAAGTAATTGCAGAAAGAACTACTGTATCAATAGCAACTGTGAAAAGAAGTGTTAAAAAGCTAGTTGAGCTTGGTTATATGGTAGTGGAAAAACAAAAAGCAAAGATTGGAAATTATAACAAGTACACTAACTTTAAACATTTAGTTTCAGATAAAAAGTTAGTTACAAAAGAATCTAAAGGTGAAGGTAAAAAGGAATCACCAATAGATTCAAATGGTGAAGCTCCAATAGAAGGGCAAATTCATATTTCTGAAGTAATAGATGATGTTGAAAAAGTTGAAATAAAGACACCAGCAGAAAGAAAAGAGTATGACCAACTTAATAGTGATTCAGTTAGAATTGCAAGAAAATATACTAACGTTGATGGTAATGGTTATTCAATATTAATATTATCTTGTTTAGATTCTCAAATAGTAAGAGAAGCTGGATATAGATTTAAAAACCAACTGGAGTTAGGAAAGCTTAAATTAAATTGTGTGTCCAACTTTCTAAGAGTTGTTGTGGACAAGTATTTTGAAAAAGGAATAGATTTTCCAACTAAAGCATTTAATATGCTTAAAAAATATAACTATGTTACTTGTCAGCCATCTGATGCAAAACTAGCTATGAATTGA
- a CDS encoding tyrosine-type recombinase/integrase codes for MPKIIKTKTINSIIVEYLEYCNYKNLRLKTIKSYHQTLMLFAKYLEEELGIIDIKKVNKKVVEDYLAFIKDMGKYSFASSEAGIEKANLDKRHDVGKEISDVTINGYLRNIKAFFTYAEENNLVKKTNIHSIKSLKVNRRPKEQLTDEEYKKLIKVLDLSKFHEFRDFTIINLIFDTGMRLGETLELRFENIDLFRCTIFLDGNITKGSKDRVVFFSYEMQKLLQRWIKFKDVIQESDLLFPTQRTNRKIEQGNFERNFRGYLYRAKIDKNITPHGLRNNFSRRFLLNGGSIFVLSKILGHSSVSVTEKAYLDLQDEDLRKKYMRYAPLETMR; via the coding sequence GTGCCAAAAATTATTAAAACAAAAACTATTAATAGTATAATTGTAGAATACTTAGAGTATTGCAACTATAAAAATTTAAGATTAAAAACTATAAAATCATATCATCAAACTTTGATGCTTTTTGCAAAATATTTGGAAGAAGAACTAGGAATAATAGATATAAAAAAGGTTAATAAAAAAGTGGTAGAAGACTATTTGGCATTCATAAAAGATATGGGTAAATATAGTTTTGCATCTAGTGAAGCTGGAATAGAAAAAGCAAATTTAGATAAAAGACATGATGTAGGTAAAGAAATATCAGATGTTACTATCAATGGATATTTAAGAAATATTAAAGCATTCTTTACATATGCAGAAGAAAATAATTTAGTTAAGAAAACTAATATTCATTCAATAAAATCATTGAAAGTAAATAGGAGACCAAAGGAACAGTTAACTGATGAAGAGTATAAAAAACTAATTAAAGTATTAGATTTATCAAAGTTTCATGAATTTAGAGATTTTACAATTATTAATTTAATTTTTGACACTGGAATGAGATTAGGAGAAACTTTAGAATTAAGGTTTGAAAATATAGATTTATTTAGATGTACCATATTTCTTGATGGAAATATAACAAAAGGTAGTAAAGATAGAGTGGTTTTCTTTAGTTATGAAATGCAAAAGTTATTACAAAGGTGGATTAAGTTTAAAGATGTAATACAAGAAAGTGATTTATTATTTCCTACACAAAGAACGAATAGAAAGATTGAACAAGGAAACTTTGAAAGAAATTTTAGAGGTTATTTATATAGAGCAAAAATAGATAAAAATATAACTCCACATGGATTAAGAAATAACTTTAGTAGAAGATTTTTACTTAATGGTGGTTCTATTTTTGTTTTATCAAAAATATTAGGTCATAGCAGTGTATCAGTGACCGAAAAGGCATATTTGGATTTACAAGATGAGGATTTAAGAAAAAAATACATGAGATATGCTCCATTAGAAACAATGAGATAA